A stretch of the Hemitrygon akajei chromosome 30, sHemAka1.3, whole genome shotgun sequence genome encodes the following:
- the dtwd1 gene encoding tRNA-uridine aminocarboxypropyltransferase 1, giving the protein MENTECVKEELHTRVKKNESSEEPSVQSSEFDNKEDSDFLKGLKLASQTVLETLQQNGRSKCPKCQSSRMFYCYSCFLLVDGVSFDKIPQVKLPLKIDIIKHPNETDGKSTAVHAKLLAQDDVNIYTYPCMPEYKDKTHEVVVVFPGPNSISLDDLPKYLSNKKTVPTKSSKNVLSHKERISCEGPAFKRAKCENNLDGENPVTEQDPGQVKTNLTPLKRVIFIDSTWNQTNKIITDERLQELLHVELRTQKTHFWRNQKGKPDTYLATIEAIYYFLVDYHRLILKENYSGEYDNLLFFYSFMYRLINKAKHAAGKLN; this is encoded by the exons ATGGAAAATACTGAATGTGTTAAAGAAGAGCTTCACACTCGTGTAAAGAAAAATGAAAGTTCTGAAGAGCCCAGCGTTCAGTCAAGTGAATTTGATAACAAAGAAGACTCTGACTTTTTGAAAGGTTTGAAACTGGCTTCACAGACAGTGCTAGAAACACTCCAACAAAATGGTCGATCTAAATGTCCAAAGTGCCAGAGTTCAAGGATGTTTTATTGCTATTCATGTTTCCTTCTGGTAGATGGTGTCAGCTTTGATAAGATACCTCAGGTTAAG CTCCCTCTGAAGATTGATATTATCAAACATCCCAATGAGACTGATGGTAAAAGTACAGCTGTACATGCAAAACTGTTGGCCCAAGATGATGTTAATATTTACACATACCCATGCATGCCAGAATACAAGGATAAAACTCATGAA GTTGTAGTGGTGTTCCCTGGTCcaaattctatttcccttgacGATCTCCCAAAATACTTATCTAACAAGAAAACTGTTCCTACGAAATCTTCCAAAAACGTCCTCAGTCACAAGGAGCGCATTTCATGTGAAGGACCAGCATTTAAACGTGCAAAATGTGAAAATAATTTGGATGGAGAAAATCCAGTAACAGAGCAGGATCCTGGACAGGTGAAGACAAATCTGACCCCACTGAAGAGAGTGATATTTATTGACAGCACCTGGAATCAGACTAACAAAATAATTACTGATGAGCGATTACAAG AATTACTTCATGTTGAGCTAAGAACACAAAAGACACATTTTTGGCGTAACCAGAAAGGAAAGCCCGACACCTATCTCGCTACAATTGAGGCTATTTACTATTTTCTAGTCGACTATCACAGACTGATTTTAAAAGAGAACTATAGTGGTGAATACGACAATCTACTTTTCTTTTACTCATTTATGTACAGGTTAATCAACAAAGCTAAACATGCAGCTGGAAAACTGAACTGA